One genomic window of Psychrobacter cibarius includes the following:
- a CDS encoding 3'-5' exonuclease, which produces MSWLTQLSCAWQKTQLQRPELASMFTKPVAKQWVAIDCEMTGLNPKNHHLLSVAAIHINDNTIDTGNGMHIVCRPPVMPDRDTIVIHGLRTADVEHGMSYDEMLALLLPFIGNRPIVGFCTSLDTAFLNPLVKRYMGTALPNEVIDLRHLYSRRMSGQTQGLSSQAQHLTNILAHYNIPDLGAHDAYNDAIMTAMAFLHVR; this is translated from the coding sequence ATGAGTTGGCTAACACAGTTATCCTGCGCTTGGCAAAAAACGCAGCTACAGCGCCCAGAATTGGCATCGATGTTTACCAAACCTGTGGCTAAGCAGTGGGTAGCGATTGACTGTGAAATGACGGGACTCAATCCAAAAAATCACCATTTATTGTCTGTCGCCGCGATTCATATCAATGACAATACAATCGACACTGGCAATGGTATGCATATCGTATGCAGACCACCTGTGATGCCAGACCGTGACACCATTGTGATTCACGGTCTACGTACTGCCGACGTTGAGCATGGTATGAGCTACGATGAGATGCTGGCGCTGTTGTTGCCATTTATAGGTAATCGCCCAATTGTGGGGTTTTGTACGAGTTTAGACACAGCGTTTTTAAACCCTCTGGTCAAACGCTATATGGGCACAGCACTGCCCAACGAAGTCATCGATTTGCGCCATTTATATAGTCGGCGCATGAGTGGTCAAACCCAAGGGCTATCTAGCCAAGCGCAGCATCTGACCAATATTTTAGCGCATTATAATATACCCGATCTAGGCGCTCACGATGCTTACAACGATGCCATCATGACCGCCATGGCATTTTTACATGTGCGCTAG